Sequence from the Maribacter algicola genome:
AATCTTTTACTTATCAAGGAAATTTATATTGAAGCCTTTAGAAATTGGAAAAGTTATATTCTGGAAAACTATTTCAAAATTTTTTCATGGGCATGCTTTATACTAATTGCATTGGCGGCGTATGCACTAATATTTAGAATATCAACAGGTTTTTCGTTTAGTAATCTTTAAACTAAATAACTAATTTATATCCGTAAAAAAGGGCCCGCTTATCGTGGGCCCTTTTATTGTAATACCAGATTAATCTACTAATTGAATTTTACTGTCTTTAAAATTGCCTCCAGCTCGAACATATAGTCGCGTTTTTCTGTTGCTGGCGCAAAAGTGAACCCTTCCAAAACTAATTTTCTATTATTTGGCTTATCATTTATTATGTAGGTCAAAAAAGGACCTGCCATGGGATACTCGGACATTTCCCACCTTCCCCTTACCTCGGCCGCTTTTCTTCCACCTACTTCGGCAGGAAAAACATAGGGTGAAAACGCCTTTTCTGTAATCATATGGTTGTTTTTTCCAGGAATATCCTCCCCCGGAATAAAAAGGTTTCCAATAGAGTCTCGCATGCTTACAATGTCCTGTACGAAGGTGGAGTCGTTCTCAAATGTATCCCAAGGCACACTGTAGGCAATGATATTCATGTTCCCTTTTTGAATTTGCCTATCGATCCACACAAAATTCTCCTCTTCCCTTCCTACCTTATAAACGGAAGGTACGTTGAGACTTATCCCCAATTTTTCCTGCAAGGCCTTTTCCTTGCTGAGGGATTTCAAAAACTTCTTTTGAGCCTCTGCTATCTCCAAAGCCTTATAATCCGATATAAATTCAGGGGCTTTTTCATCTAGGTTTTCAATAATTTCTTGATGGTTTCTGCCTTTTATAACACCTATCAATTGAGGTTTGGCATACATGTTACTCTTCATATGGGCTATATCCAAGGAGTCCTCCATTATATATAATACCGCCCTAGTGTTCCTAATGGAACCTGAAAAGATTTGATGTGGAATTTGCGTGATTCGAAATTGGGCTTCGTCCCAAGACAAACCCAATGCAGGAGCAGCAAAGTGTCTCCTTATATTGTCCCCAACCTCACTTTTCCAAAGATCGTTGTTGATAACCACGGTGAGCGTATTATAGGCGCCAATGGACTCTGGCAAATAATCTTGTTTTTTGCCCTCCTTACAAGAAGCAAGGGTCAAGGTAGTTATTGTTATTAAAAATAGTGCTCTAATTTTCTTCATTTTACCTATCTAATTTACGATGAACAATCGCACAGTTTCAATTTTGTGCCCGGTTTTAGGTTATTACCACTAATACCGTTCCATTCTCGTAAATTTTCGATACTAACTCCAGGATATTTTCTAGAAATCGTCCAAAGGGAATCACCGCTGCGGACTTCATGCACCTTAGAATTGCTTGAAACAGTTCCTTTTGACGGGGTGTCCTTAGGCTTCACTGCGGCCACGGGCTGCTTTCTGGGGTAAATGGTCAAACGCTGTCCAATTCTAAGATTATTGCTCCTTAAACCGTTCCATCTTTTAATTTGGCTAACCCCAACACCATATCGATCCGCAATTCTACCAAGATAGTCGCCACTACGTACCTTATATGTAATTTCACCCTCCTCAGCCTGTTTTACAAGTTCCTGTAAAGGACTTTCCTTGCTGTTGAGTTCCTTTTCTACATGGGCATAAATAGCGGCCTCATTTGCTACGAACTTGCCCATATGGCTTATGGGCAACCTAAGGGTATAGTTCTTTCCGTCTACGTAAGGAATAGCGTTCAATTTATAGGAAGGATTTAAAATTTTAAGTTCCTCTTTTCCAATACCTACCAATTCTGATATTTGATCGAAGGTGATAAGGCTTTTTACGTGCACGGTATCAGTTTCAAAATAGGCCCTATCCACTTTTTGGCCCTTTAGGCCATGTTCTTCCGCATATTCAAAAATATACATCGTAGCGAGAAATGCAGGTACATAGCCAGCCGTCTCCCTAGGAAGATAACTCCTGAGATTCCAGTAATTCTTATATCCCCCAGACCTTCTAATAGCCTTGTTCACATTGCCTGGGCCTGAATTATAGGCGGCAAGCGCCAAATCCCAATCCTGGAAAATTTCATACAACTTTGATAAATATTTACAGGCTGCCTCAGTAGATTTAATGGGGTCACTGCGCTCGTCTACATAACTGGTAACGTCCAAATTATACATTTTTCCCGTTCCATACATGAACTGCCATAAACCCGTGGCACCCACCCTAGACCTTGCCTTTGGATTCAAGGCAGATTCGACAATCGACAAATATTTCATTTCCAAAGGAATGTTGTGATTGTCCATTTGTTGTTCAAAAAGTGGGAAATAAAACTGACTTGCGGTCAACATGCGCTGCATAAGCCCTCTTCTTCTTGTAAGAAATGATTTGATCACATTTTCAAGTGAGGGATTGTAAGCAACATTAAAAGGGGTTTTTTGATTTAATTTTTCCAAACGGAGTTTTAGTGTGTCCGTATTAAGGTCCAAAACGTAGGTTGAATCGGGTTCCAAGGTGGTGACGTCTTCATATATGGCCTCAAAAAGAGGGGCGTTCGCTATAAGTTCCTTCAACCAAAGACTGTCATATTTTGCAGCTTGGGAATGGTCGTTGAGATGGTACTTATGGGTTTGGTCAGACTTTACCAATATGAAATCGTTGTCCGGAATAGAGTCCACTGAAGAAAGGTCGATTACCTGTTCCGCCTGAAGCGTCGCAGTGTCATTTTCAACCTCAATAAAGGACAGCTCCTCCTTTTTCACAACAGTTGTTGAATTTTTTTGCTGCCCCAAGGAAATCATCGGCAATACAAAAAAACCAAAAAGAATAATACTACGGGTGTGCAACTTCTTCATAGGGCGTAAAATTTCTTAGCGGGACTAACGAAAATCGTACATTTTTCCTTTAGAATAAAATTTTCTTTCTTAAAATGTAGATTACTTCGATAAACTCCGTTAATCGATAACGCCCTGTCTAGTCGTTTATTGCAGCGATTCCTGGCAAGGTCTTTCCTTCAAGGCTCTCCAGCATGGCCCCTCCTCCGGTAGAGACATAGCTTACTTTGTCCTCAAAGCCAAATTGTTTGACGGCGGCAACGGAATCACCACCCCCAACAAGGGAAAAAGCACCGTTTTGGGTAGCCTCATCAATGAAATTTCCAATAGCTATGGTTCCCTTGGCGAAGGCATCCATTTCAAAAACCCCAACTGGCCCGTTCCAAAGGATTGTTTTGGCCCCTAAAATCACTTTTTTGAAGATTTCCAATGTTTTGGGCCCGGCATCCAAACCCTGCCACCCATTTGGTATTTTATCAACATCCAAAACCTTGGTGTTGGCGTTTGGGCTAAAATCATCGGCAGCGAGCACGTCTACCGGCAAATGTACATTTACGCCCTTTTCTTTGGCCTGTTTTAAGATGTCCAAGGCCAAATCCATTTTATCGTCCTCGCAAATGGAATCGCCCACGCCGCCTCCTTGTGCCTTTACAAACGTATAGGTCATACCCCCACCAATGATTAAATCATCAACCTTATCAAGTATGTTTTCTATAATGGTAATTTTGGAAGAGACCTTTGCGCCGCCCAAAATGGCCAAAACAGGTTTTTCCCCTGTTTGCATCACCTTTTCAATGGCATCGATTTCATTGGCCAATAAATATCCAAAGCACTTCGCCCCTGGGAAAAACTTGGCCACAATGGTCGTGGAGGCATGTGCCCTGTGGGCGGTACCAAAGGCATCGTTTACATAGATGTCCCCCAATTTCGACAGCTTTTCAGCGAAAGCTTCATCACCCTTCTCCTCCTCATTGTGATATCTAAGGTTTTCCAGTAAAAGCACTTCTCCGCTTTTTAAATCGGAAACCGCCTTTTCAGCCTTTTCACCAATACAGTCGTCCACAAATTTGACGGAAACACCAATTACATCAGATACCTTGGAACAGATATGTTTAAGCGATAAATCAGGGTTTTTTTCACCATTGGGCCTTCCCAAGTGGCTCATCAATACCGCGCTTCCTCCATCTTCCAAAACTTTTATGATGGTGGGTTTTGCAGCCTCAATCCTATTTGCGTCCGTGACTTTAAAGTTTTCGTTCAAAGGAACATTGAAGTCCACCCTTATCAATGCTTTTTTATTTTCAAAATTGTAGTCGTCTAATATTTTCATGGAATGATGCTTTTGAATGAAAGGCAAATGTAAAGATTAATAGGTGTAGTTAAAACCCTGCCCCAGAAATTATCTTTATTCTTTCCTGCACCAAAAACTACTATATTTGAGGCCATGCTATTTAAGGACGTTTTAGGGCTTTCCCATATAAAGAACCATCTCACTTCCAGTGCAGATGCAAGGAGGGTTCCACATGCCCAATTATTCGTAGGACCGGAAGGTTCAGGTACTTTGCTTATGGCATTAGCCTACGCGCAATATTTGATTTGTGGAAACTCAAATGGCGAAAATGAAGGAGGTAGTGCTTCCTGCAACCTAAAATTCAATTCCTTTTCCCACCCAGATGTCCATTTTGCCTTTCCGGTAGCGAATACGGAGCAAGCCAAAAAACATGCCGTTAGTGACAATTTCATAAGGGAATGGCGTGATTTTTTATCGGAACAACCGTATGGAAATCTTTTTGATTGGTACCGATTGATAGATATAGAAAAAAAACAGGGCCAGATCGGTGTGGACGAGGCCAAGGAGATTGTAAAAAAACTGTCCCTCAAATCATACGAGGGAGGCTATAAGATTATGATTGTCTGGATGGCCGAGAAGTTGAATAACGCAGCCTCAAACAAACTGTTGAAATTAATAGAGGAACCCCCCGAAAAAACGGTCTTTCTATTGCTTTGCCAGGATGAGGAGCAAATTCTTCAGACCATACGTTCCAGGTGTCAGATTTTACATTTCCCGCCGTTGGCGGAAGACGTTATTGCCGATGCGCTGCTCAAAAAAGGGGCGTCCCAGCAAGAGGCGATGCAAATCTCCCACGAAGCCAATGGAAACTTCAACAAGGCGCTTGACCTTTTGAACAAGGACTCGGAAGATCTGGTGTTCGAAAAGTGGTTCGTGCAATGGGTGCGCAGTGCCTTTAAAGCGAAAGGAAACAAAGCCGCAATCCATGAATTACTATTGTGGAGCGATGAATTGGCAAAAACCGGAAGGGAAACCCAAAAAAAATTTCTTTACTATTGTATTATGGTAATGCGACAAGCGATGCTTTTGAATTACGGAGTGCATGAACTTGCCTATATGAAGGTACATGTCGATGGCTTCCAGTTTGAAAAATTCGCGCCCTTTGTCCATGAAAACAATATTTTGGAAATAACCAAAGAACTGGAAGAGGCCATTTACCACATTGAAAGAAATGGCAATGCCAAGATCATATTTACGGACCTATCCATTCGACTTACAAGGCTACTTCATAAAAAACCGACAAAAATACCTTCTTGATGGAAACAATACACGAATACGCTTCAGAGCTTATTTTGCTTCTTTTTTTGGCCTTGACCTTTTTACAAAGCGGAGCTGATAAAATATTCGATTGGAAGGGCAATATAGGATGGTTAAAAGGTCACTTTTCAAAAACGCCGTTCAAGAATTCCGTTCCTTTACTAGTGGTAATTATCCTGGTGTTGGAACTAATTACGGGAATTGCCTCATTAATGGGCATTTATGGAATCCTAAGTTCCCAAAACACATCCATGGCTTTTTGGGGTGCTCTTTTGGGCTGTATCACCCTTTTGATGTTGTTGTTAGGGCAACGGGTAGCAAAGGACTATGACGGGGCCAGGACGATAGTGATATATCTCATGCCCACCGTTTTTCTGTTGTTTCTTCTACAGAATTAAAAAACCTCCCAAGAATAGGAGGTTTTGGAGGCATCGAGCGGATTCGAACCGCTGTACAAGCTTTTGCAGAGCTCTGCCTAGCCACTCGGCCACGATGCCCTTTTTTAAAATGATTGCAAATTTAATAAAAAATAATCCTTTTGTTTTAAAGGAAACGAAGTTTGTTTGAAATAATAGACCCATGGCCGCTCTATCATGGATCTATCAGAATTTATTCTGCTTTTGAGGCATCGAGTGGATTAGAACCAGTATAAAACTCTTGCAGGAGTTCCGCCTTCCCGTTCGGCCACAATGCCATTATCCTATTTTCCTCTCTTGAGCGATAATTCTACCAGCACCTTTTGCACATCGCCGTTTATGGGCGGGTTTACCTTGGCAACTGAAATTCTAGCTTTTTTTACCATTGGGAGTTCCTTAAAAATACGGTCCCCTATTCTTTTGGCCACATGTTCCAATAATTTGGAGGGAATGCCCATTTCCTCCACCACAATTCTGTTTATATGGACGTAGTCCACAGTGTCCTTCAGTGCATCGGATACGATGGCTTTGGAGAGGTCTGCCTTGACTTCAACATTTACCAAATAATCGCTTCCGATTTTTGTTTCCTCAGAAAGACACCCGTGATATGCATATACCCTAATGTTATCTACCCTAATAATCCCCATGATCCAATTATTGATTCGATCACAAACTTAAAACAAAGATGGGTAAATCAATAGGTACACCTACAATTGCTGATACCTTGGAATAGATCCACACCAATGGTAACTACATGGGTACCTGTACTATAGCCTAAAATCTCGTTCAAGATTATCTGATAGGAGTATCCAAAATAAAAGTTGCTTTTCTTTAACCCTAGTATCGGTGCTATATAGAGCGGGTTTCCAATCTGGTCGTTCAAGAACCTGTAGGTAACCCCGGCGTAGTAGTAGTCCTCAAAATCGTACCATCTGAACTTTACGTTCAAATCCGTTTCGGAACGTCCATCGCTTTCAAAAATCTTGAACAACATAGAGGGTTCAATTTCCAAATTGCTTGTTCTGCTTTTGGTATATCTGTAGCCCGTATACACATAATAGTTTCTCAATTCATTGGGCTCGTCTATATCAAACGTAAGGTCTCTTGGGTCTTTGTCCAAAATATTGGAAGCATTTGCGGCAAAGTAAAACTTGTCATATCGATACAAAACCCCCACATCAAAGTTGTGGTTGGTCGTTTGCCTGTTGTTTACGATTCCATTATCGGGAAAGTCGATAAGATTGAACTGATCAATGTCGATATTGAACTGGTTGAAATTATAGGAAAGACCAAAGGATAGAAACTCGTCCTCATAGCGGTCCAAGGTAAGGTGGTGGGCAAAAGAAACCCTGGCGCCCCTTTGCTTGGTATATCCGTTTGAATCGTTATATAAAAACACGCCCACCCCGGATTTTTCCCCAATCCGCATATCTGCGGCCAAGGATTGTGTCCTGGGGGCATCCTTGATGCCTACCCACTGTGCCAAACCATTGAGCCGTATCTTAACATGGTCTCCAATCCCTGCATAGGTGGGGGCCAGTACAAACGGGTTATCCGCAAGATACTGGGAGAGCTGTGGGGAATTAAGTTCTTGACCTCTTACGAATAAGGCGCTTGTGATAAGTGCTAAGGTCAATAATCTCTTAAACATAGTATTTAGGTTAAGTTTTATCTATATAAAGTGAAATGGCCAACAAATTCCCTACTATCTTCCTCCCCGTTCAATTGAATGACGTACCAGTAATCTCCGGTTGGTAATTCCTTGCCTTCGTATCTTCCATCCCATCCCTTGGCATCATGGGCCTGTCTGGAAACCACTCTACCATAACGGTCATAAATCTTTATTAGTATATCCGGGAATTGCTGAATATTTTTTGGAATCCAGAAGTCGTTTTCACCATCACCATCCGGAGTAAAGAAGTTAGGAATATCGACGTCAATGAATTCCATGAAGATGCTGGCAATCATCTCACATCCGTTTTGGTCCACTACCCTAACCTCGTACGTATCCGTCCTCATAATGTAGAACGTATTGTCGTTTCCATTGTCAACACCATCAAAATAATAGGTGTATTCTGGACTACCTCCCTCGGCAATTGCCGTTATCTCGTTTAGGCTTCGTTGTTCAAGTAGCAGGGTCAAAGGTTCAAAACTTTCAATGGTGAAGTCTACCGTAACCAAACAGCCATTTGAATGCGCAATGGTGATATAGTGGTTTCCTGGAGCAATGTTCCTAAAGTCTGGGTTGAGTTGCAGCGCAGAAGCATCCGTACTATCCAATGCGTACATCACATCCCCAATGAGGCTTTCATCCTCCAAGGTGATGTTCACGTAATTGTCCGGAAGGTCTCCCGTACACACATAAACAGGTTCAACCGTGGCGTTAAGATTCACACCTGGTTCTATATCCACGACCACATTGGTCTCACAGCCATTGGCATCCCTAACGAAAATCAAATAGTTGCCGGCGGCCATATCCGTAAAGTCGATTCTACCCTGAACAAAATCCGCATCGTCATTTGAATTCAGTGCGGTGCTATATGGAGCTGTACCTCCTGTTATGCTGAGAGATATAGCTCCATCCTGACTGTCCACGCAAATTTCTGGAGTAGCGGTAGCATTCACCATTAACATAGATGGTTCAGTAATCGTATACTCCAAATACTCGAAACAACCATTTTGATCTTGGGCTATCACTATGTAATCTCCTGGTTCCAAATCTGTAAACGTATTTACGGTGTCGAACTGGTTCAAGTTGGGGGAAATCGCGTATTGATATCCACCGGAACCGCCAGAAAGCGTAACTGTAATACTACCGTTTCCTTCTCCTTCACAGGTTACATTGACTACCTCATCAACATAGGTCAATGGAACAGGTTCCGTAATGATAACCTCCTCTGGCAACGTGGTACAATCCTCACTTGTCACAGAGACATAATACGTGCCTGCAGGCAGATTTCTAAATTCGCCAATGGATGTTGGACCGGCAATTCTTGAGGCAACGCTTAAGGAAGCATCGGTAAACAACTCGAACTGATAGTTGCCAAGCCCTCCAAAAGCATCGGCATAGATAATGGCTGTACTTTCGCCCGTACAATTGATATAGGCAGCAGATTGGTCCACCAACAGCACCAATGGGTCGATCATGTCTTCCGTAATTGCATTCGATTGAACTGCATCACAACCATTAACAGCGTCCCTTACAAAGTACTGGTAGGTGCCCGCTCCTAGTGTTCCGGTTGCAGGTAATCCCATTGGATTGCTTGTCATTGGCATAAATGTGATACCGTCCGCACTGTACTCGTAGCTTCCACTTCCTCCTGTAGCGGTAAGTTCAAACTCCGCACCGGTAGCACAGGTCAATGGATCGGTCCGTATCAATTGAGCTCTTACCGGAGTAGGTTCTATGATTTCTACCGTGTTGGTAGTCACGTCACATTCCCAGCCATCAGTAACCGTTATACTATAGATGCCTGTTCCCAAATCGTTGAAATT
This genomic interval carries:
- a CDS encoding PorP/SprF family type IX secretion system membrane protein, producing the protein MFKRLLTLALITSALFVRGQELNSPQLSQYLADNPFVLAPTYAGIGDHVKIRLNGLAQWVGIKDAPRTQSLAADMRIGEKSGVGVFLYNDSNGYTKQRGARVSFAHHLTLDRYEDEFLSFGLSYNFNQFNIDIDQFNLIDFPDNGIVNNRQTTNHNFDVGVLYRYDKFYFAANASNILDKDPRDLTFDIDEPNELRNYYVYTGYRYTKSRTSNLEIEPSMLFKIFESDGRSETDLNVKFRWYDFEDYYYAGVTYRFLNDQIGNPLYIAPILGLKKSNFYFGYSYQIILNEILGYSTGTHVVTIGVDLFQGISNCRCTY
- a CDS encoding LysM peptidoglycan-binding domain-containing protein, with product MKKLHTRSIILFGFFVLPMISLGQQKNSTTVVKKEELSFIEVENDTATLQAEQVIDLSSVDSIPDNDFILVKSDQTHKYHLNDHSQAAKYDSLWLKELIANAPLFEAIYEDVTTLEPDSTYVLDLNTDTLKLRLEKLNQKTPFNVAYNPSLENVIKSFLTRRRGLMQRMLTASQFYFPLFEQQMDNHNIPLEMKYLSIVESALNPKARSRVGATGLWQFMYGTGKMYNLDVTSYVDERSDPIKSTEAACKYLSKLYEIFQDWDLALAAYNSGPGNVNKAIRRSGGYKNYWNLRSYLPRETAGYVPAFLATMYIFEYAEEHGLKGQKVDRAYFETDTVHVKSLITFDQISELVGIGKEELKILNPSYKLNAIPYVDGKNYTLRLPISHMGKFVANEAAIYAHVEKELNSKESPLQELVKQAEEGEITYKVRSGDYLGRIADRYGVGVSQIKRWNGLRSNNLRIGQRLTIYPRKQPVAAVKPKDTPSKGTVSSNSKVHEVRSGDSLWTISRKYPGVSIENLREWNGISGNNLKPGTKLKLCDCSS
- a CDS encoding DUF6747 family protein → MGNLLLIKEIYIEAFRNWKSYILENYFKIFSWACFILIALAAYALIFRISTGFSFSNL
- a CDS encoding phosphoglycerate kinase yields the protein MKILDDYNFENKKALIRVDFNVPLNENFKVTDANRIEAAKPTIIKVLEDGGSAVLMSHLGRPNGEKNPDLSLKHICSKVSDVIGVSVKFVDDCIGEKAEKAVSDLKSGEVLLLENLRYHNEEEKGDEAFAEKLSKLGDIYVNDAFGTAHRAHASTTIVAKFFPGAKCFGYLLANEIDAIEKVMQTGEKPVLAILGGAKVSSKITIIENILDKVDDLIIGGGMTYTFVKAQGGGVGDSICEDDKMDLALDILKQAKEKGVNVHLPVDVLAADDFSPNANTKVLDVDKIPNGWQGLDAGPKTLEIFKKVILGAKTILWNGPVGVFEMDAFAKGTIAIGNFIDEATQNGAFSLVGGGDSVAAVKQFGFEDKVSYVSTGGGAMLESLEGKTLPGIAAIND
- the folB gene encoding dihydroneopterin aldolase, giving the protein MGIIRVDNIRVYAYHGCLSEETKIGSDYLVNVEVKADLSKAIVSDALKDTVDYVHINRIVVEEMGIPSKLLEHVAKRIGDRIFKELPMVKKARISVAKVNPPINGDVQKVLVELSLKRGK
- a CDS encoding DUF4837 family protein; its protein translation is MKKIRALFLITITTLTLASCKEGKKQDYLPESIGAYNTLTVVINNDLWKSEVGDNIRRHFAAPALGLSWDEAQFRITQIPHQIFSGSIRNTRAVLYIMEDSLDIAHMKSNMYAKPQLIGVIKGRNHQEIIENLDEKAPEFISDYKALEIAEAQKKFLKSLSKEKALQEKLGISLNVPSVYKVGREEENFVWIDRQIQKGNMNIIAYSVPWDTFENDSTFVQDIVSMRDSIGNLFIPGEDIPGKNNHMITEKAFSPYVFPAEVGGRKAAEVRGRWEMSEYPMAGPFLTYIINDKPNNRKLVLEGFTFAPATEKRDYMFELEAILKTVKFN
- a CDS encoding DoxX family membrane protein, yielding METIHEYASELILLLFLALTFLQSGADKIFDWKGNIGWLKGHFSKTPFKNSVPLLVVIILVLELITGIASLMGIYGILSSQNTSMAFWGALLGCITLLMLLLGQRVAKDYDGARTIVIYLMPTVFLLFLLQN
- a CDS encoding DNA polymerase III subunit; this translates as MLFKDVLGLSHIKNHLTSSADARRVPHAQLFVGPEGSGTLLMALAYAQYLICGNSNGENEGGSASCNLKFNSFSHPDVHFAFPVANTEQAKKHAVSDNFIREWRDFLSEQPYGNLFDWYRLIDIEKKQGQIGVDEAKEIVKKLSLKSYEGGYKIMIVWMAEKLNNAASNKLLKLIEEPPEKTVFLLLCQDEEQILQTIRSRCQILHFPPLAEDVIADALLKKGASQQEAMQISHEANGNFNKALDLLNKDSEDLVFEKWFVQWVRSAFKAKGNKAAIHELLLWSDELAKTGRETQKKFLYYCIMVMRQAMLLNYGVHELAYMKVHVDGFQFEKFAPFVHENNILEITKELEEAIYHIERNGNAKIIFTDLSIRLTRLLHKKPTKIPS